In Crocosphaera sp. UHCC 0190, the following proteins share a genomic window:
- a CDS encoding PEP-CTERM sorting domain-containing protein has product MTYSVAKFYLTAVAIAATSSLIPTSFVQAATVSYIFTGTLDSGSLNGETYSGSLSFDDLSLDVIDFNFSFLGSTFTIADADTTPRVLFDNGQFLGLDYVVSNFNPSFSFIPGFFSIDEAYFAYDSGNSGAGFGSINYYAVPEPLTILGSLTALGFGAFFKRKLS; this is encoded by the coding sequence ATGACTTACTCAGTTGCTAAATTTTACTTAACTGCTGTTGCGATCGCTGCTACTTCTTCTCTCATTCCGACTTCTTTTGTTCAAGCAGCAACCGTTAGTTACATCTTTACGGGAACCCTTGATTCTGGTTCATTAAATGGTGAAACTTATTCTGGTTCTTTGAGTTTTGATGATTTATCTCTTGATGTCATTGATTTTAATTTTAGTTTTTTAGGATCAACTTTTACCATTGCTGATGCTGATACAACTCCTAGGGTTTTATTTGATAATGGACAATTTTTAGGACTTGATTATGTTGTCAGTAATTTCAATCCTTCTTTCTCTTTTATTCCAGGATTTTTTAGTATTGATGAAGCCTATTTTGCTTATGATTCGGGTAATAGTGGTGCAGGATTTGGTAGTATCAATTATTATGCTGTTCCTGAACCTTTAACCATTTTAGGAAGCTTGACAGCCCTAGGATTTGGCGCATTTTTTAAGCGTAAATTATCTTAA
- the psb32 gene encoding photosystem II repair protein Psb32, which yields MKPLKYLIGLILSLAIAITLVVPPATATGVYDLPVLNAGSSIWVVDQANTISLSNENELSNQLSKLAENTGNEVRLIAVRRLDYDTTIKSLADDIFGKWYPTPETQANQIILVVDTFTNNTALRQGEGTKGLLTDDIATSIIKETVAIPLRDGAKYNQAFLDASDRLVAVLSGNPDPGPPATQEINIESTFTSAEDTDDANATTWVIVLLVLATAIPMATYFWYIGLPGR from the coding sequence ATGAAACCCTTAAAATACCTGATCGGACTGATCTTGTCCTTGGCGATCGCCATTACCCTAGTTGTCCCCCCGGCAACCGCAACAGGAGTCTATGATCTCCCTGTGTTGAATGCAGGATCATCAATTTGGGTGGTAGATCAAGCGAATACGATTAGTTTATCTAATGAAAACGAATTAAGTAATCAGTTAAGCAAATTAGCAGAAAACACCGGAAATGAAGTTAGACTAATTGCTGTGCGTCGCTTAGACTATGACACCACGATCAAAAGCTTAGCGGATGATATTTTTGGCAAATGGTATCCCACCCCAGAAACACAAGCAAACCAGATCATCTTAGTAGTTGATACCTTCACTAATAATACTGCTCTACGTCAAGGAGAAGGGACTAAGGGCCTCTTAACGGATGATATTGCTACGAGTATTATTAAAGAAACCGTTGCCATTCCATTGCGAGATGGAGCAAAATATAATCAGGCATTTTTAGACGCAAGCGATCGCTTAGTTGCTGTCTTATCAGGTAATCCAGATCCCGGCCCCCCAGCGACTCAGGAAATTAACATCGAAAGCACTTTTACCAGTGCAGAAGACACCGACGACGCAAATGCGACTACTTGGGTGATTGTTTTATTAGTGTTAGCCACTGCCATTCCTATGGCCACCTATTTTTGGTATATCGGTCTTCCTGGAAGATAA
- a CDS encoding ABC exporter membrane fusion protein: MGQATELKKSLFPKQGKPWIIALSLLGLCLIGTTAIYTLKISRNESPESSVTTEVNPPKKQAISALGRLEPYGEVIKLAPPPTQGGAKIKQLLVKEGDKVKVGETIAILDTINQKQAAFNAAKEQVKVAQANLNIIQAGAKTGEIEAQAATIKQLEAELSGKMATNQATIAQLERELEGEKQQQRATIERLEAELKDAQRDYQRYENLAQDGVISQSDLDQRQLKLEQSEKSLLEGQEKLKKTVNTLTEQIIAEKASSRQDINTLTQEISSAKATLNRIAEVRPVDVQKAQAEVDQAMAKLQESKADLDLVYIKSPLAGQILKINTYPGEKADDTNGIVELGKTEQMMVIAEVYESEINQVKIGQKALIKSDNNSFAGQLEGTVNNIGLQIGKKDVLDTDPAADVDVRVVEVKILLTPEASQKVSGLTYAKVITEIQL, translated from the coding sequence ATGGGACAAGCAACAGAGTTGAAAAAATCCCTTTTCCCGAAACAGGGCAAACCTTGGATAATTGCCCTTTCTCTCCTAGGATTATGCTTAATTGGAACAACGGCCATTTATACCCTGAAAATCAGCCGTAATGAGTCCCCAGAGTCATCTGTTACCACAGAGGTTAACCCCCCCAAAAAACAAGCCATTTCAGCATTAGGAAGACTCGAACCCTACGGAGAAGTGATCAAACTCGCACCACCACCCACCCAAGGAGGGGCCAAAATTAAACAATTATTAGTCAAAGAAGGGGATAAGGTAAAAGTAGGAGAAACCATTGCCATTTTAGATACGATTAACCAAAAACAAGCCGCCTTCAATGCAGCAAAAGAACAGGTAAAAGTTGCCCAAGCAAACTTAAATATTATTCAAGCAGGGGCCAAAACTGGAGAAATTGAAGCCCAAGCAGCCACTATTAAACAATTAGAGGCTGAATTAAGTGGAAAAATGGCAACAAATCAAGCAACAATTGCTCAATTAGAAAGGGAATTAGAGGGAGAAAAACAACAGCAAAGAGCGACAATTGAACGCTTAGAAGCAGAATTAAAAGATGCTCAAAGGGACTATCAAAGATATGAAAATTTAGCCCAAGATGGGGTAATTTCTCAATCAGACTTAGATCAGCGTCAACTCAAATTAGAACAATCGGAAAAAAGTTTACTAGAAGGGCAAGAAAAGCTGAAGAAAACTGTCAATACTTTAACGGAACAAATTATTGCAGAAAAAGCCAGTTCTCGTCAAGATATTAATACTTTAACCCAAGAAATTTCCTCGGCGAAAGCAACCTTAAATCGTATTGCTGAAGTGCGTCCAGTTGATGTGCAAAAAGCCCAAGCAGAAGTGGATCAAGCGATGGCAAAATTACAAGAATCCAAAGCTGATTTAGACTTAGTTTATATTAAGTCTCCCCTCGCTGGACAAATCTTGAAAATCAATACTTATCCAGGGGAAAAAGCTGACGATACTAACGGCATTGTGGAACTAGGAAAAACCGAGCAAATGATGGTCATTGCCGAGGTATATGAAAGCGAAATTAATCAGGTTAAAATTGGGCAAAAAGCCCTCATAAAAAGTGATAATAATAGCTTTGCAGGGCAATTAGAAGGAACCGTTAATAATATAGGTTTACAAATTGGGAAAAAAGATGTTTTAGATACTGATCCTGCTGCTGATGTTGATGTCAGAGTAGTTGAAGTAAAAATCCTATTAACCCCAGAAGCAAGTCAAAAAGTTTCGGGATTAACTTATGCCAAAGTTATCACAGAAATTCAGTTATAA
- the devC gene encoding ABC transporter permease DevC: MKTPLSWLQLTHEKTRLLVALAGIGFADVLMFMQLGFRDALFNSSVRLHESLQGDIFILNSKTDSLTGIRSFSQRRLYDVLGVDKVQNVTPIYIGLSPWKNPIERKTRTVFVVGLNPDKNVIQLPGITENISLTKQQDTVLFDRLSRKEFGPIPELFNSGKTVKVEVGNRQIKVGELFAVGTSFGADGTIVTSDINFLRLFPEREKGLIDIGVIELKPDGNIAEVLQFLRTNFASEDITFYTKKEFIQHEKSYWKNRTAIGFIFTLGTIMGFVVGTVIVYQILYTDVADHLPEYATLKAMGYTDFYLLTVVFQEAIILGLVGFLPGLSFSMLLYYNAAKATGLPIMMVTSRAITVLILTIIMCCVSGMIAVGKLRAADPADIF, encoded by the coding sequence ATGAAAACACCCCTTTCTTGGTTACAATTAACCCATGAAAAAACCCGCTTATTAGTTGCCTTAGCGGGAATTGGATTTGCTGATGTTTTAATGTTTATGCAGTTAGGGTTTAGGGATGCTTTATTTAATAGTTCTGTGCGACTGCATGAAAGTTTACAAGGTGATATTTTTATCCTCAATTCTAAAACCGATAGTCTAACGGGAATTAGAAGTTTTTCCCAACGAAGATTATATGATGTTTTGGGTGTTGATAAAGTCCAAAATGTTACTCCAATATATATTGGTCTTTCACCTTGGAAAAATCCCATAGAAAGGAAAACTCGCACTGTTTTTGTTGTCGGCTTAAATCCTGATAAAAATGTTATTCAATTGCCAGGAATTACCGAAAATATATCCTTGACAAAACAACAGGATACGGTTTTATTTGATCGGCTTTCTCGGAAAGAGTTTGGCCCTATTCCTGAGTTATTTAATTCAGGAAAAACAGTCAAAGTTGAAGTAGGAAACAGACAGATAAAAGTGGGAGAACTCTTTGCTGTGGGGACTTCTTTTGGTGCTGATGGAACTATTGTCACCAGTGATATTAATTTTTTGCGCTTATTTCCTGAGCGAGAAAAGGGCTTAATTGATATTGGGGTAATTGAATTAAAACCGGATGGAAATATAGCAGAAGTATTACAGTTTTTGCGAACAAATTTTGCTAGTGAAGACATTACTTTTTATACAAAAAAAGAATTTATTCAACATGAGAAAAGTTACTGGAAAAATCGGACAGCAATTGGCTTTATTTTCACCCTAGGAACCATTATGGGTTTTGTGGTAGGGACAGTGATTGTTTATCAGATTTTGTATACAGATGTCGCCGATCATTTACCAGAATATGCCACCTTAAAAGCCATGGGATACACCGATTTTTATCTTTTAACGGTTGTATTTCAAGAAGCCATTATCTTAGGATTAGTTGGCTTTCTTCCCGGTTTATCTTTTTCGATGTTACTATATTATAATGCGGCTAAAGCCACCGGATTACCAATCATGATGGTAACATCTAGGGCGATTACAGTTTTAATTTTAACAATTATTATGTGTTGTGTCTCAGGAATGATTGCTGTGGGTAAATTACGGGCGGCTGATCCAGCAGATATCTTTTAA
- a CDS encoding DevA family ABC transporter ATP-binding protein, with amino-acid sequence MNNKPVIEIQNLDHYFGKGELRKQILFQINLTLKSGDVVILKGPSGSGKTTLLTLMGGLRSAQTGSLKVLGQEIVGAKKNQLVKIRRNIGYIFQSHNLLECLTARQNVQMSLELHPQYSRAEIKQKSIEMLQAVGLSDRLNYYPQNLSGGQKQRVAIARALVSHPQLVLADEPTASLDSKSGHDVVNIMQKLAKEQGCTILIVTHDNRILDVADRIVELEDGHLKQTVLTMN; translated from the coding sequence ATGAATAACAAACCTGTGATTGAGATTCAAAATTTAGATCATTATTTTGGAAAAGGAGAACTCAGAAAACAAATTCTTTTTCAGATTAATTTGACCCTGAAATCAGGAGATGTTGTCATTTTAAAAGGGCCATCAGGTTCAGGAAAAACCACCTTATTAACCTTAATGGGAGGCTTACGATCTGCCCAAACGGGAAGTCTTAAAGTCTTAGGACAAGAAATAGTAGGCGCGAAGAAAAATCAGTTAGTAAAAATTCGCCGTAATATTGGTTACATTTTCCAATCTCATAATCTTTTAGAATGCTTAACAGCGAGACAAAATGTCCAAATGTCCTTAGAATTACACCCCCAATATTCCAGGGCAGAAATTAAACAAAAATCCATCGAAATGTTACAAGCTGTAGGATTAAGCGATCGCCTTAACTATTATCCGCAAAATCTTTCAGGGGGACAAAAACAAAGAGTTGCGATCGCCCGCGCTTTAGTGAGTCATCCTCAGCTAGTATTAGCAGATGAACCGACGGCATCTCTTGATAGTAAATCCGGTCATGATGTGGTCAATATTATGCAAAAATTAGCCAAAGAACAGGGATGCACCATTTTAATTGTTACCCATGATAACCGCATTTTAGATGTAGCTGATCGGATAGTTGAATTGGAAGATGGCCACCTTAAGCAAACTGTATTAACCATGAATTAG
- a CDS encoding TIGR00341 family protein, whose protein sequence is MKRSWEIIKKMGLGAIPILQLRESLFQESQLTQNYLILSLGSCLIATLGLIINSAAVIIGAMIIAPLMLPLRGFSFATLEGDIELLRRSFNAIFIGTFLSIVCSWIVGLIVSIPEFGGEILSRTQPTLIDLLIAIFAGGVSGYAKIRPSVGDAIPGTAIAVALMPPLCVVGLALAQGEWQIASGAGLLYLTNLIGINLACVIIYFLGGYAKSNELARTLSWGVSLILIMLLAIPLGISFWQLISKAKIHDSIEEILVTRSLVNRRDVKVFNVSINWRKQPPVVLVKVRSVDPIEPNEVKIVETRLKNELEHSFEVIFEVTPTQIIKTSDQDK, encoded by the coding sequence ATGAAAAGAAGCTGGGAAATCATTAAAAAAATGGGGTTAGGAGCAATTCCTATCCTGCAACTTAGAGAATCATTATTTCAAGAATCCCAATTAACCCAAAATTATTTAATTCTCAGTCTTGGTTCCTGTTTAATTGCTACTTTGGGATTAATTATTAATAGTGCAGCCGTGATTATTGGGGCGATGATTATTGCTCCATTAATGTTACCATTACGGGGTTTTTCCTTTGCTACCTTAGAAGGAGATATTGAGCTATTACGTCGTAGTTTTAATGCTATTTTTATCGGGACTTTTTTATCTATTGTTTGTTCTTGGATTGTTGGTTTAATTGTCTCTATTCCTGAGTTTGGCGGAGAAATTTTGTCGAGAACACAACCAACCTTAATTGACTTATTAATTGCGATTTTCGCGGGGGGAGTTAGTGGTTATGCGAAGATTCGTCCTTCTGTTGGAGATGCGATTCCTGGTACAGCAATCGCCGTTGCTTTAATGCCACCTCTTTGTGTTGTTGGCCTCGCGTTAGCTCAAGGAGAATGGCAAATTGCATCAGGGGCCGGCCTACTTTATTTAACTAATTTAATTGGCATTAATTTAGCCTGTGTTATTATCTATTTTTTAGGAGGATATGCCAAAAGTAATGAGTTAGCCAGAACCTTATCTTGGGGGGTTTCGCTAATTTTAATTATGCTGTTAGCCATCCCTTTAGGGATTAGTTTTTGGCAATTAATTAGTAAAGCAAAAATTCATGATTCCATTGAAGAAATTTTAGTCACACGCTCCCTAGTCAATCGGCGAGATGTTAAAGTTTTTAATGTGAGTATTAACTGGCGTAAACAGCCTCCTGTTGTGTTAGTTAAGGTGCGATCAGTTGATCCGATTGAACCCAATGAAGTCAAAATAGTAGAAACACGCTTAAAAAATGAATTAGAACATTCTTTTGAAGTGATTTTTGAAGTCACCCCAACTCAAATCATAAAAACATCAGATCAAGATAAATAA
- a CDS encoding nuclear transport factor 2 family protein, giving the protein MMYRRWFLSIVLGFGLSLGGHSALRAESPDKAPIELKSLITQIDAAANRQDMERIKSLYSDQYVTADGLMLGEFSQGLQKLWKDYPNLEYKTELLSWEKDGKGWVVETVTMVTGTSEKNARKVQLEAKIKSRQTFQDDKLIRQEILSEETKLTSGEHPPKVMVNVPETVKLGEAFDFDVIVDEPLTDELLAGMAMAEKIDSDRYLEPSKMELELLQSGGLFKRVPAEDKAQNRWLSAILVRSDGIVLITRRVRVIP; this is encoded by the coding sequence ATGATGTATCGACGTTGGTTCCTCTCGATTGTACTCGGTTTTGGATTGAGCTTAGGGGGTCATTCCGCACTCCGTGCGGAGAGTCCTGACAAGGCCCCCATTGAATTAAAGTCCCTCATCACCCAAATTGATGCAGCGGCCAATCGACAGGACATGGAACGGATAAAATCTTTGTATAGCGATCAGTATGTCACGGCTGATGGGTTGATGTTAGGCGAATTTTCCCAAGGGTTACAAAAGCTGTGGAAAGATTATCCCAATTTGGAATATAAAACTGAACTTTTGTCCTGGGAAAAAGATGGCAAAGGTTGGGTTGTTGAAACTGTCACAATGGTTACAGGAACCAGTGAAAAAAATGCGAGAAAGGTTCAATTAGAGGCAAAAATTAAATCCCGTCAAACCTTTCAGGATGACAAACTGATTCGTCAAGAAATTCTCTCAGAAGAAACTAAACTTACCTCTGGTGAACATCCGCCAAAAGTTATGGTAAACGTACCAGAAACGGTAAAACTTGGGGAAGCTTTTGATTTTGATGTCATTGTAGATGAACCTTTGACCGATGAATTATTAGCGGGTATGGCCATGGCTGAAAAAATTGATTCTGATCGCTATTTAGAACCGTCAAAAATGGAATTAGAATTATTACAATCTGGGGGACTATTTAAACGAGTTCCGGCGGAAGATAAAGCCCAAAATCGTTGGCTTTCTGCTATTTTAGTCCGCAGTGATGGCATTGTCTTAATTACTCGTCGGGTTCGTGTTATTCCTTAA
- the murG gene encoding undecaprenyldiphospho-muramoylpentapeptide beta-N-acetylglucosaminyltransferase: MVRLLIAASGTGGHVFPALAVAENLPDYQIEWLGVPDRLEQTLVGDRYPLHTISVEGFQTRSPLKKLQIVFGLIGSIFQVRKLIKQQQIDLVFTTGGYIASPAILAARLAGIPAILHESNFIPGKVTKLLSRFCDTVALGFEGTAKYLPQTPTIWVSTPVRSQFYTPQQPLDLNIPENAPLIVVVGGSQGAVSVNQLVRQSVPAWLELGAYVVHLTGNNDPDVDSFTHAQYISLPFYENMAGLLQRANLAVSRAGSGTLTELAITHTPAILIPYPFAAEDHQSYNAKVFVEAGAAYVYAQQELTAEKLTESVLDLLKNKDKLQEMSQKSESLAVIDSAQKLAKLIKSYGGS; this comes from the coding sequence ATGGTTCGTTTATTAATTGCTGCGAGTGGGACAGGGGGCCATGTATTTCCGGCCCTTGCTGTTGCAGAAAATTTACCGGATTACCAGATTGAATGGTTGGGGGTTCCTGACCGTCTGGAACAAACTTTAGTCGGCGATCGCTATCCCTTACATACTATCTCAGTCGAAGGCTTTCAAACTCGTTCTCCCCTTAAAAAGTTACAGATTGTTTTCGGGTTAATTGGGTCAATTTTTCAAGTCAGAAAGTTGATAAAACAGCAGCAAATTGACTTAGTATTTACCACAGGGGGATATATTGCTAGTCCTGCTATTTTAGCCGCCCGTTTAGCAGGAATTCCCGCAATTCTTCATGAATCTAATTTTATTCCTGGTAAGGTAACAAAGCTTTTAAGTCGTTTTTGTGACACGGTTGCTTTGGGGTTTGAAGGAACAGCAAAATATTTGCCCCAGACTCCGACAATTTGGGTTAGTACCCCTGTGCGATCGCAATTTTATACACCCCAACAACCTTTAGACTTAAATATCCCTGAAAATGCCCCTTTAATTGTGGTTGTAGGTGGTTCTCAAGGGGCCGTATCCGTCAATCAATTGGTGCGTCAATCTGTTCCTGCTTGGTTAGAATTGGGGGCTTATGTGGTACATTTAACGGGAAATAATGACCCTGATGTTGATAGTTTTACCCATGCTCAATACATTTCTTTGCCTTTTTATGAGAATATGGCGGGACTTTTACAACGGGCAAATTTGGCGGTAAGTCGTGCGGGTTCAGGGACATTAACTGAGTTAGCGATTACTCACACTCCTGCTATTTTAATTCCCTATCCTTTTGCAGCAGAAGATCATCAATCTTACAATGCTAAGGTGTTTGTTGAAGCAGGAGCAGCTTATGTTTATGCTCAGCAAGAATTAACTGCTGAAAAATTAACCGAATCGGTGTTAGATTTATTAAAAAACAAAGATAAGCTACAAGAAATGTCACAAAAATCTGAAAGTTTAGCAGTGATAGATAGCGCACAAAAATTAGCGAAATTAATTAAAAGCTATGGAGGAAGTTAG
- a CDS encoding YihY/virulence factor BrkB family protein, with the protein MIEFVQTRLLSSKIVQLFTRTIIKWQRDECLEMGAALSYYAIFSLFPILLVILSITGLILGPYTSAYSQILTFAKGALPLEAYKIVESTLVHLNESSLGAGLIGFAILFITASRIFNALNRAVDKIWKVHENRIIRDGWIWQVIDFIKNQIVAFLLVLSTTALILISLLSNIALKIILKLLKDVEQMVSWFKVDEALLWNTLQVGVTFLLLTLVVMVLFKTLPSPRVKWGDIWLGALITVSLFSLLQGLVGSGVIRIGEQFQAYGVIGGFMVLLFWIYIICQIFFLGCEFTYVYTHLFGSRRHK; encoded by the coding sequence GTGATTGAATTTGTGCAAACTCGCCTACTTTCATCCAAAATAGTACAATTATTTACCCGTACTATCATCAAATGGCAACGAGACGAATGCTTAGAGATGGGAGCAGCACTATCTTATTATGCTATCTTTTCCCTCTTCCCTATCTTACTGGTTATTCTCAGTATTACAGGGTTAATTCTCGGCCCCTATACCAGTGCTTATAGTCAGATTTTAACCTTTGCTAAAGGGGCTTTACCTCTGGAAGCGTATAAAATAGTAGAAAGTACCTTAGTCCACCTCAATGAGAGCAGTTTAGGGGCGGGATTAATTGGTTTTGCTATTTTATTTATTACGGCAAGTCGTATTTTTAATGCCTTAAATCGAGCCGTAGATAAAATTTGGAAAGTTCATGAAAATAGAATTATTCGTGATGGTTGGATTTGGCAAGTCATTGACTTTATTAAAAATCAAATTGTGGCTTTCTTACTGGTACTAAGTACAACCGCTTTAATCTTAATTTCCCTATTGTCTAATATTGCTTTAAAAATAATTTTAAAACTCCTCAAAGATGTAGAACAAATGGTTAGCTGGTTTAAAGTAGATGAAGCATTACTTTGGAATACTTTACAAGTTGGCGTTACATTTTTGCTTTTAACGTTAGTCGTTATGGTATTATTTAAGACTCTGCCTTCTCCAAGAGTCAAATGGGGCGATATTTGGTTAGGTGCTTTAATTACTGTTAGCTTATTTTCCTTGCTTCAGGGTTTAGTTGGAAGTGGCGTAATTCGTATTGGTGAACAATTCCAAGCTTATGGGGTAATTGGGGGGTTTATGGTATTATTATTTTGGATTTATATAATTTGTCAAATCTTTTTTTTAGGGTGTGAATTCACCTATGTTTATACTCATTTATTTGGCAGTCGTCGTCATAAATAA
- a CDS encoding pyridoxamine 5'-phosphate oxidase family protein, with product MSKFYPNLTPELMQFIEEQKIFFTATAPTEGRINLSPKGIDTFRCLDEQTVGYLDLTGSGNETSAHLEENGRMTIMFCSFSDKPLILRLYGNGRVIRPRDEAWDNFSGYFSSFHGQRQIILLTLNSVQTSCGFGVPIYEYQETRELLMEWAEKKGKNGIYDYWAKKNQQSIDGLPTKLLS from the coding sequence ATGTCTAAATTTTATCCTAACTTAACCCCGGAATTAATGCAGTTTATTGAGGAACAAAAAATCTTCTTTACAGCGACAGCACCCACGGAGGGAAGGATTAATTTATCTCCGAAAGGAATTGATACTTTTCGCTGTTTAGATGAGCAAACTGTGGGTTATCTTGACTTAACAGGGAGTGGTAATGAAACCTCTGCTCATCTCGAAGAAAATGGACGCATGACGATCATGTTTTGTAGTTTTTCGGATAAACCTTTAATTCTTCGTCTCTATGGTAATGGCCGAGTTATTCGTCCCAGAGATGAAGCCTGGGACAATTTTTCGGGTTATTTTTCTTCTTTTCATGGACAACGACAAATTATCTTATTAACCCTTAATTCTGTGCAGACTTCCTGTGGGTTTGGTGTACCAATTTATGAATATCAAGAAACCAGAGAATTATTAATGGAATGGGCGGAGAAAAAAGGAAAAAATGGAATTTATGATTATTGGGCAAAGAAAAATCAACAGAGTATTGATGGTTTACCAACTAAGTTATTAAGCTAA
- a CDS encoding ABC transporter ATP-binding protein produces MTSDSLSLTQNSPQTNKPSPLYHPIIIRLEKITKVYGSGNTIVQALDNINLSIEKGEYCTIMGASGSGKSTLMNIIGCLDRPTSGSYYLDNLDVSRLPDSELAAIRNGKIGFVFQQFHLLSQMTALENVILPMIYAGIPPQQRRDRALEALEKVGLGNRINNKPNQLSGGQQQRVAIARAIVNDPILLLADEPTGALDSRTTDEILEIFEELNQLNITIVVVTHEAEVARHSQRVIWFRDGQVVHANLNPNQLHSVTQ; encoded by the coding sequence ATGACTTCAGACAGTCTTTCCCTAACCCAAAACAGTCCCCAAACGAACAAACCCTCTCCCCTTTATCATCCCATTATTATTCGCCTCGAAAAAATCACAAAAGTCTATGGGAGTGGTAATACCATCGTGCAGGCCCTAGATAACATTAATCTAAGCATCGAAAAAGGGGAATACTGCACCATTATGGGGGCATCAGGCTCAGGAAAATCTACTTTGATGAATATTATTGGCTGTCTTGACCGCCCCACATCAGGAAGCTATTATTTAGATAATCTGGACGTATCTCGGTTGCCTGACTCGGAACTCGCCGCCATCCGTAACGGGAAAATTGGCTTTGTTTTTCAACAATTCCATCTCTTGTCCCAAATGACAGCCCTAGAAAACGTCATTTTGCCGATGATCTACGCGGGCATTCCTCCTCAACAACGCCGCGATCGCGCCCTAGAAGCCCTAGAAAAAGTGGGATTAGGGAATCGTATTAACAATAAGCCTAATCAACTCTCAGGGGGGCAACAACAACGGGTGGCTATTGCCCGCGCTATTGTTAACGATCCCATTTTACTCCTAGCCGATGAACCAACAGGGGCCCTAGACTCTCGCACAACTGACGAAATCTTAGAGATTTTTGAGGAACTCAATCAGCTAAACATTACCATTGTCGTCGTCACCCATGAAGCAGAAGTGGCTCGCCATTCTCAACGGGTGATCTGGTTTCGAGATGGCCAGGTAGTTCATGCCAATCTTAACCCCAATCAGCTACATTCCGTTACCCAGTAG